The DNA segment GCTTAAAGATCAGGCAGTTGGGCCTCATTGACAATGATTATGCAATAAGGCTTTGAAATATTATTCTCCTAATCATCATCCAGTGATTACCAAGAAAATGCTAGAAAATATGCTAATGATAATATAAACTAACAGTCTTCTtcttttcaaaaggaaaaagaaaattttcaagtaTAACTTCAGTAACAGAGCTAGTTGATCTCATGTTTACAAATGAAAGGAACAGCCTGAGTTATACCATCAAAATTTATTAGGAGAGTGCAGATTTTAAGGTTTTGGTGAAGTTTTCAAGTGCCTTCAATCCTTCTTCAGGAGACTGGGCTTCACCCAACAGCTTCACCATAGCACTACCAACTATGATACCATCAGCACCCCAGCTAGCCACCTATGGACAAACACCACGACatattatccaacaaaaatgcaCGACGAATAAACCGTTTTGGTGTATGATAACATTCTTTTACCTGTTTCACGTGCTCGGGTTTTGATATACCAAAACCTACTGCTACTGGTTTTTCTGTTACCTGTCAAACAAAGTAGAGCGTGAGACTTGTGTTACTGCTTGGTTTCAAACACTAACAGCTTTCAAAGTGCACAACTAAGTTCACTAATTACAATTTTGTAGCTATTACAAGTACGTCATTGTTAGTAATTAAGAGGAGACACCTCTTTAATTTCCTCGAGGAGAGTCTGAACTTTATCATTCACTGATGTACGGGCGCCGGTAACTCCAACAGAACTCACCTATAATTGAATGAAAACAAGTTTCATAATGCAAGTCGGACAAAAACGGATAATATATAAAGTAACATAGAGAATAATTGTATTTTACTAACTTCACCAAAATCCTTGCTCTTTCAACGCAGTCTATCATTCTGTTAGCGCATGGAAACAAAgcgataaaaaaaatatatgctcCCACAAAACAGAAGACGATCTCTTTTCTCCCAACACAATTCTGTTGTTATTCTCTAACTTACCTCCATAAAAAAGAAGGCTCTTCATCTTCAAAATGTCCTCCCAAGGGCCTTTATAGAATTTGACGGAAGACGGAACAGTCAACAACTCCCCATTTGtaacattatattttgcaacaaCCACTTTCTTCCACAAAGATATTTCAAAGGTGACACTCCAAAGCCATTTTTATAGGTGAAAATgggttttaaaacaaaaattacccCGTACTGAAATCCTTTGAAAGAAGAGACTGTTTTCAGTTCAGTCCACCAACCGTGCCTCCTTCCTTAATGTGGGTAACCAGTAGATACCAATTATAAGCTTTACATTAATTATTTGGCACAAGAAGAGGAGAAATATGGTAAGTTATAGAGAGGTTAGAGGAGAGAGGCTTGATTGAAAATTAATCTCCCTACCGTAGAAAAAATCAGCCTTTTCTGCTTCTATAGCTTTAGGTTTTTTTCTATGGCAAGAGTCAAAGAACAAAACTCCATAGACTACTGTTAAAACTTAAAAGGAAGACCCAAGTAGGATGTGTGCAATTTCTCAATGCTGCAACCCATTACAAAGGTAGAGCTTTGAACTTCCAGATCATTATTGATTACAGTTTACCCTTGAGGTTCCCAAAAACTGAagaatttaaaatattgaaGCTACATTCAGGAGTGGAGCAGGACGACACTATCTGATTGGAGGCGATTTACATTGAGGCTgcttaacaattaaaacatttactTTAACTTTCGTCTTTGTTGGTCGTCTTTTGTAGCAAAGTTCATTTATGTCTGATCTCGCCTGTTTTCTAAGTTAGAAGTTTGGTTTCTCATCAAAAAGTAATAAATGAATTTTTCCACTGATCCAAAATCAAGATCTTTAATAAGAGTCTACTGAGATAATTAACTATTGgggtaaaaagaaaaaggggcaATAGGTCCTCTGGTCTAATTCCTCCAAAACCCTTAATCTTCCCTTTTGGTTTTCCATGGATGATTGTTGGATTTCCTTTATATCTTTTGTAGTATCAGCGATTTATCTTCTCTCAATGAAAGGTTAAAATTCAGTAATCAAGTTTGAAAGAACCGTTTTAAGTCTTTCAGCTAGAACTTTGGTAATGATCTTATATGGATACGTTGAGAGCGAGGAATCAAAACTTGCTTACCTTAAATGTATATCACTATGTAGAAATTCTCATtaataattacataaaatacCATGGTGAAAAGAATTTTGGAACACTCTAGATATACAATCGTGATACAGACTAGCAAGACAATTTCAAGAAAAAATTTTGATGACACTGCGAACATATTTTTCCCCccttatattaattatcatgGAATTAAAAGAAGCCTCAAAATGAGATAGTCAGAACTATTTGCATATAAAGAGATAAAAACAGAAAAATATCTTACAAGATATACAAATCCCTCTGATGCTTCAACGATGGCTTTCATCCTATCTTTGGGCGTGGTTGGTGTAGTTAAGAGTACCTTTAGCAGTGTAAAAAATGCCTAAGAACAAACAAATATCTGGAAACAATACACTCTGCCCATTCTTCTGGTTTCGTGGACAAAGCATTACGACATAAATGGAAATTGTATAACAACTAATGATGTATAATTAAGTCAATATAAGAAGAACAGCTCAACGAAGTGCTACTTATTTCCTCAATAATTTAACTCTAGAGATGATGAAAAGAATGCATGGCAGTACAGTTCAACAATAAAAGAAGTTCCAGCATTCAAGGCAACTTTTTCTGCCTTAACAATcgtaataatattaattaaaaaaatacactaGATCTGCAGGttcaaccaattaattacaGTTAATAATATACTAATCTTCAGCGCTGCAAATTATGCCCCTAATTTATGTGTGGAATCAATGGAGCAGTTATCAAGACCCTCATACCGTTCCATTTGCTAGGCTCATGCAGAGGCCATTTATCACTATGTTCAATATCTTTAAGttaaaatcataaataaatattaaaacctAGAAACTAGTAATCGACAGATTATACAGCCATATGAGAGAAGGAATTCACCAGCTCAATATTGTGCTTTACAGCttcttttctcaaaatttcagtCTCCTCAAGAGGAACATCTGGAACAACAAGCCCTGCGAGAATGTGAAATGTAACTACAAACATATTCATGAACCTAAAGTTAAGAACGGTGTCTTTCCATGGAACATTGTTAAGCTAGAAAAATTACATTAAGGTTATCATATAGAACATGTAAAAATGTAATGAAACTCATGAAATTCTCTAGATACCATAAGATACAGTATCCCTATTTTAAAGTCAAGTTCAAATACTGCCACTGATTTAACGTTGGGAGTAATAGCATAAGTAAAGGTGTATCACATAATCATTTCAATCTTAACATTATTCACTTTTGAATAGTCATCAACTCTTCGCGAAGTTGATGATTTTAAGTTAAATAATTGCATAACAGTGAAACGGACTGCATAATATTTCTCTATGTCTCTGTCCTTTCTATTAACATACAGAGACAAGGagttatttcttgttttcaaatacAACTCAGCTAAACGTCGCAAAATTCGTGATTCGAGAAACAAGCATAGTAGAACCTCACACCAAGTGCACAAAGAAAGTAAATTTGAAACAAAGACTTTGGAATATTATGTTCTTTAACCAATGACATAATGGGTCCAAaaccataattattttttaataccTTCTTCAACTTTGTACCATTCACTGGGATAAAAATCTGACAATTTAATGATGTTCTTAGTAAATACAACAGGGATTTCTATGCAAATTAGAGCAAAGGCCAACACTAACATTTGGAACCTGACAATTGGCCTAGCCTAGTCATGTTATCTTAAAAGTGGGGGAAAAAAGAAAGTTGATAAAAAAAGTTTAACATAATTCATTACAAAAGATCGGGTGAATTCATTACTTACCTCGTACACCAGCATCTTTTATTATCATCATGAAGTTCCCAATCCCACGCTTAAGAATTGGATTATAGTATGAGAAAAGGGCAATTGGGCAAGACAGTTCAGGAATGACCTAAGCAGCcggaaacaaaacaaaaatatgtcgACTTTCAATTCCATTAATGAGAAACTAAAGGGCAGTGAAGCATATACAGACAGGACCAAAAGTGGAAGAGGAAAAGATATTGATATCATCTACAACATGTTGCATGGTACAATGATATTACCTCCTTCAGCATAGAAATGATTGCACTAAAGTTTGTACCCGTAGCCAAGGACCGAGTAGCTGCAGCCTACCAAAAAACATTCACAAGATAACTGAATAAGGAACAATACATTAAAAATGGAGAAATGAAGAGCGAACGAGAGAGCGAGATGCAACCTGTATAACAGGACCATCTGCCAAGGGATCCGAATATGGAACACCAAGTTCAATTATATCTGATCCATGAGTGGAAAGAACCTTCAGTGCTTCAGCCGTGGTGGAAAGATCAGGATCACCAGCAGTGATGTAGGGGATAAATGCAACCTGTAAAACAAGTATGTCTTTAAGACAACATtgaccaataaaaaaaatttagtatcGCGTTAGGGATGTCTCTCCTATCATAGAACTAATCGGATGGCCTCATTTTCCCAAGCTTTTGCCACTCCGCTGCAACAGTCCATGGCAAAAGCAAAGGAAAGTTGCTAACAATTAGATTTGTAGCTTTTGGAGCTGCAGAAATGGCCATATAAACAACCCTCTCAGAATCTGAATTCATTTACTCCTCCTCTCCTTGACGTTAACCATGCTTATGCCCATTCATAATACCCACGGTGGTGGAGCTATTGCCGTTATGGCTTCTGCTTCTCCGGTGAACTCCTCAATGGAATCATGTTCCACAATTATTGTCGCCTTGGAATCTCCTATTCTCATCTTTCTCTTCTTTCACAAGGCTATATTGTTAGCAACAGTGATGAGGTTTTCTTTCGTTAGCAACTTTGCTGTGCTTTCACCATGGAATATTGCGGTAGAATACAGAAAAATGAAGATCAAGGTAGACATAGCCATCAAGTTAGAGCTacaatagaagaaatgtccttTAACGTGATACTATATAAAGGTTAATTTCCATTAGTTTTTGGGGCGGGTCACTAATAGTCTAGGAGGCTGAGAAtgggtcatccatacaaaaatCACATTCAACAACAAAACAAGGACAAACATAAACGAAGAACCCAGAAACGAAATGTCAAAAATAAAGTTGGAGATAGTAAATGGTAAGAAATTTCACCTTGCCTTGTTCCTTCAATTTGCTGAATGTTTCGGACAGTCCTACAGCTGGGGAGGCTGTAAGGGCAGCCATTGGAACAAACCGCTTGGTTTGGAAGACTGAAATCTTACAAGGATGAGTGGGAAAGATAAGGGTAGTGGGTATCTTGTTGAATCGAAGTAACCTCGAAGAATTGAAAGAAATGTCCATTTGGAGGTAAATGACGGTCGGGAATTCACTGAGTTTCAAATTCGAAGCAAAACAAAAGAGGGTTTGATGGAattttggattgacaaatgGGTTTTATGTCCGATTAAAGTTGaatttagttcaaaattttcaaattcacatatggaaagaaaatgaaatcttACCTTATATTGAACCTGAGAAGTTCAGTTTCGATTTTCAACGGCTGCAGTTATCAAAACGGGAAGGGATCTCTAACTGGCCGCCTTGGTTTTGTCTGGAAATTAACTTTATAGCGACTCGTAGCCACTATTCTGCTGCTGATTTGTCTCCAGGGTTTACGAGAACCTGAGGAGAAAATTTGGCGGCGGAATACTTTTTGATATAGTGAATTTTGTTGGtttgactcttttttttttttttttttctttggaaagggattgtaattaaagtgtagtGTAAGAAAATTGAACCTCTAATCTCGAGATCGAGATCAAGTATAAGTACTTTGTCAATTGAGGTACGCTCgtgttgattttgattttttttttcttttatgaattATTGTCATAGtattaaaatttcataacatgatattttttacattttcttgAATTCGACATCGACATGAATGGTTGAAAAGcactcaaaaatattttttaaaacttaaaatttt comes from the Benincasa hispida cultivar B227 chromosome 5, ASM972705v1, whole genome shotgun sequence genome and includes:
- the LOC120078112 gene encoding tryptophan synthase alpha chain-like isoform X1; the encoded protein is MDISFNSSRLLRFNKIPTTLIFPTHPCKISVFQTKRFVPMAALTASPAVGLSETFSKLKEQGKVAFIPYITAGDPDLSTTAEALKVLSTHGSDIIELGVPYSDPLADGPVIQAAATRSLATGTNFSAIISMLKEVIPELSCPIALFSYYNPILKRGIGNFMMIIKDAGVRGLVVPDVPLEETEILRKEAVKHNIELVLLTTPTTPKDRMKAIVEASEGFVYLVSSVGVTGARTSVNDKVQTLLEEIKEVTEKPVAVGFGISKPEHVKQVASWGADGIIVGSAMVKLLGEAQSPEEGLKALENFTKTLKSALS
- the LOC120078112 gene encoding tryptophan synthase alpha chain-like isoform X2, whose amino-acid sequence is MAALTASPAVGLSETFSKLKEQGKVAFIPYITAGDPDLSTTAEALKVLSTHGSDIIELGVPYSDPLADGPVIQAAATRSLATGTNFSAIISMLKEVIPELSCPIALFSYYNPILKRGIGNFMMIIKDAGVRGLVVPDVPLEETEILRKEAVKHNIELVLLTTPTTPKDRMKAIVEASEGFVYLVSSVGVTGARTSVNDKVQTLLEEIKEVTEKPVAVGFGISKPEHVKQVASWGADGIIVGSAMVKLLGEAQSPEEGLKALENFTKTLKSALS